In Musa acuminata AAA Group cultivar baxijiao chromosome BXJ2-10, Cavendish_Baxijiao_AAA, whole genome shotgun sequence, a genomic segment contains:
- the LOC103969485 gene encoding uncharacterized protein LOC103969485, with amino-acid sequence MREEVISSGTADAVALARSSSPPPTPAASSAGASSPAAPTNATSIDWLGSGQGSKVGSLSCIDPQPPRTSLSTNAGGSVLGSSEPQCRPWERGDLLQRLSTFKPSNWFAKPKGAGSLSCARRGWINIDTDIIECESCGAQLTFTISASWSPTEVDRAVEAFTDQLDAGHKVNCSWRGNCCADSLVQFPPTPPLALIGGYKDRCDGLLQFPSLPMIASSAIETMRLTRSVQIDRFLSQPSAFFSGELGCKADSTPGKRISRDPPFCDYSHAQKFISLCGWEPRWLPNIQDCEENSAESAKNACSVDHTKDEYDHSDFHVLSKNQLSTSRKQDKGKGKAPIKELKYNTRSPLLDCSLCGATVRIWDFRTVPRPARFGPNTTDTPDAGKKLALTRGVSAASGINGWVAAETMAKEQIDEAAATADDGKSPSNAGVDLNLTMAGGLPSNHSGMPALSEHFEDGGMGRDLIIGQPAGSEVGDRAASYESRGPSTRKRSVEDGGSTVDRPQHRILRADSIEGTVIDRDGDEVDDGTQDSDGPNKRARGFDIFDSYHPPSRIGSSGAGPSRNLCFDIDIDANRVESYKEESDMAIGFPSHRDSARASSVIAMDTICSGEEDSMESVENYPGDVADVRYPSPIMHRNLDMNDTWGSNYSNQVQQNTYNQPAAASVAREVGGSSTIEGEEIVNAETVTAHARDRFSLGISGGSVGMGASHEAEIHGVDVSVHRTNSIVGDAEPVAEVTENLGQTGESAPGPALVDEFVPEAVMREDPHGDSQEMMSRSVGRADSGSKVYGSTKADSVESGEKVSHTLGPDSSAHPSLSCNAMIYSGYEVSKEEVTQTGNASITDDYALMVSSHLPRNGIVNGENEYEVETGEFDPIKHHNRYCPWVNGNVAAAGCNSDSGSSSSNSEVHCGWELTLDALDSFQSLGHVPNQMMQSESAASLYKDDHVTPTQKLLTHHSASKRQGKH; translated from the exons ATGAGGGAAGAGGTCATAAGCTCGGGGACGGCGGACGCCGTCGCGCTCGCTAGGtcgtcttctcctcctcccaCTCCTGCTGCGAG TTCTGCTGGGGCATCCTCACCAGCTGCTCCAACAAATGCAACCAGTATAGATTGGCTTGGTAGTGGTCAGGGTTCCAAAGTGGGGTCTCTATCTTGTATTGATCCACAGCCACCTCGGACTTCATTGAGCACAAATGCTGGTGGCTCTGTTTTGGGATCCTCAGAACCTCAATGTCGACCCTGGGAACGTGGGGATCTGCTTCAGCGACTCAGCACATTCAAGCCTTCAAATTGGTTTGCAAAACCAAAA GGAGCAGGTTCACTATCCTGTGCTCGCAGGGGGTGGATTAATATCGATACAGATATTATTGAATGCGAGTCATGTGGTGCTCAACTCACTTTTACTATATCAGCATCTTGGAGTCCCACTGAAG TTGATCGTGCTGTGGAAGCATTTACGGATCAGCTTGATGCTGGCCACAAAGTTAATTGTTCTTGGAGAGGAAACTGCTGTGCTGACAGCTTGGTTCAGTTCCCTCCTACCCCTCCATTAGCACTTATTGGTGGCTACAAGGACCGCTGTGATGGCCTTTTGCAATTCCCTTCACTTCCAATGATAGCTTCATCTGCAATTGAGACTATGAGACTCACAAGGAGTGTTCAGATTGACCGCTTTCTATCACAGCCAAGTGCTTTTTTTTCTGGGGAGCTAGGCTGTAAAGCAGACAGCACGCCTGGAAAAAGAATATCTCGAGATCCTCCCTTTTGTGACTATTCTCAT GCACAGAAATTTATAAGCCTTTGTGGATGGGAGCCAAGATGGCTACCAAATATTCAAGATTGTGAAGAAAATTCTGCTGAGTCTGCTAAAAATGCGTGCTCAGTTGATCATACTAAAGATGAATATGATCATTCAGACTTTCATGTCCTTAGTAAGAATCAATTGTCCACCTCTAGAAAACAAGACAAAGGAAAGGGGAAAGCACCCATTAAAGAACTGAAGTACAATACAAGGTCACCTTTACTTGATTGCAGCTTATGTGGAGCCACTGTCAGAATCTGGGATTTCCGCACAGTGCCTCGTCCTGCTCGTTTTGGTCCCAACACAACTGATACTCCTGATGCTGGAAAAAAGTTGGCACTGACGCGTGGAGTAAGTGCGGCCAGTGGTATCAATGGTTGGGTTGCTGCCGAGACAATGGCAAAGGAACAGATTGACGAAGCAGCTGCAACAGCGGATGATGGTAAATCACCATCAAATGCTGGTGTAGATTTGAATCTTACAATGGCAGGAGGACTACCATCCAATCATTCTGGCATGCCAGCACTGTCTGAGCATTTTGAAGATGGTGGAATGGGAAGGGATCTGATAATTGGCCAGCCTGCTGGAAGTGAGGTTGGTGACCGGGCAGCTTCCTATGAGTCACGGGGTCCAAGCACAAGGAAGCGTAGCGTGGAAGATGGTGGGAGCACAGTTGACAGACCACAGCATAGGATTCTGCGTGCTGACAGCATAGAAGGAACTGTCATTGACCGTGATGGTGATGAAGTTGATGACGGCACGCAGGATTCAGATGGCCCTAACAAACGTGCTCGTGGCTTTGATATCTTTGATTCATATCATCCACCATCCAGGATAGGTTCATCTGGTGCTGGGCCGAGTCGTAATCTATGCTTTGATATCGACATAGATGCGAACAGAGTCGAGTCCTATAAAGAAGAGAGTGATATGGCTATTGGCTTCCCATCACATAGAGATTCTGCTCGGGCATCCTCTGTTATTGCTATGGACACAATCTGTAGTGGTGAGGAAGATTCAATGGAAAGTGTTGAAAATTACCCAGGAGATGTCGCTGATGTTCGATATCCTTCTCCTATCATGCATAGGAATCTTGACATGAATGATACTTGGGGTTCAAACTATAGCAATCAAGTACAGCAAAACACATATAATCAACCTGCTGCTGCAAGTGTTGCCAGGGAAGTTGGAGGCAGCAGTACAATTGAGGGGGAAGAAATTGTAAATGCAGAAACTGTCACAGCTCATGCAAGGGATAGGTTCAGTTTAGGAATTAGTGGAGGTAGCGTTGGTATGGGTGCAAGTCATGAGGCTGAAATTCATGGGGTTGATGTATCTGTGCATAGAACGAATAGCATTGTAGGTGATGCAGAACCAGTTGCTGAAGTCACTGAAAATCTAGGGCAAACTGGTGAATCAGCCCCAGGACCAGCACTAGTGGATGAATTTGTTCCAGAAGCCGTTATGAGAGAGGATCCTCATGGTGATAGTCAAGAGATGATGTCTCGATCAGTTGGAAGAGCTGATAGTGGTTCCAAGGTCTATGGTTCAACCAAAGCTGACTCTGTGGAAAGTGGGGAGAAGGTTAGTCACACCCTGGGTCCTGATAGCAGTGCACATCCTTCACTTTCTTGCAATGCTATGATTTACTCAGGTTATGAGGTATCCAAGGAAGAGGTAACACAGACTGGCAATGCATCAATCACTGATGATTATGCACTCATGGTGTCAAGCCATCTTCCTAGAAATGGGATAG TGAATGGGGAAAATGAATATGAGGTGGAAACTGGAGAGTTTGATCCGATTAAACACCATAACCGTTATTGCCCATGGGTTAATGGAAATGTAGCTGCTGCTGGTTGTAACAGCGATAGTGGTTCCAGCTCAAGCAATTCAGAAGTTCATTGTGGTTGGGAACTTACCCTGGATGCCCTGGATAGCTTTCAATCCCTTGGTCATGTTCCGAATCAAATGATGCAGTCTGAATCTGCAGCTTCTCTATACAAG GATGACCATGTGACTCCTACACAGAAACTCTTGACGCATCATTCTGCAAGTAAGAGGCAGGGAAAACATTGA